Proteins encoded together in one Cellulomonas gilvus ATCC 13127 window:
- the lysS gene encoding lysine--tRNA ligase, with product MTDAPLQPADDTPEQIRIRREKRERLLAEGTEPYPVSLPRTHTIEQVRAAYPDLEPGQETDDEVGVAGRVVFLRNTGKLCFATLQDGAGTRLQAMLSLAEVGEERLAAFKSDVDLGDHVFIHGRVIQSKRGELSVFADEWRMAAKSIRPLPNLYEGAELSDEARVRQRYVDLIVNSKARDMVRTRAAVVRSLRDNFARRGFLEVETPMLQTRAEGAAARQFETHMNAFDIELFLRIAPELFLKRAAVGGVERVFEINRNFRNEGVDATHSPEFAMLEAYEAYGDYDTMAALTQDLVQTAAMDALGTTEVTLADGSPYELGGQWTHLTMYESLSEAVGEHITHDTDDATLLRLLEKADIELAPAQRNHGKLVEELWEHHVGAHLHAPTFVRDFPVETSPLTRDHRSKPGLVEKWDLYVRGLELATAYSELVDPVVQRQRFEAQALLAARGDDEAMRIDEDFLTAMEFAMPPSGGMGMGIDRLLIAMTGQGIRDTILFPLVKPQA from the coding sequence GTGACGGACGCCCCCCTGCAGCCTGCCGACGACACCCCCGAGCAGATCCGCATCCGCCGCGAGAAGCGCGAGCGGCTGCTGGCCGAGGGCACGGAGCCGTACCCCGTCTCGCTGCCGCGCACGCACACCATCGAGCAGGTGCGTGCGGCGTACCCGGACCTCGAGCCGGGCCAGGAGACGGACGACGAGGTCGGCGTCGCCGGCCGCGTGGTCTTCCTGCGCAACACCGGCAAGCTGTGCTTCGCGACGCTGCAGGACGGTGCCGGCACGCGTCTGCAGGCGATGCTGAGCCTCGCGGAGGTGGGCGAGGAGCGTCTGGCGGCGTTCAAGTCCGACGTGGACCTGGGTGACCACGTGTTCATCCACGGACGCGTGATCCAGTCCAAGCGCGGCGAGCTGTCGGTGTTCGCCGACGAGTGGCGCATGGCGGCCAAGTCGATCCGCCCGCTGCCCAACCTGTACGAGGGTGCCGAGCTGTCCGACGAGGCGCGGGTCCGGCAGCGCTATGTGGACCTGATCGTCAACTCCAAGGCGCGTGACATGGTGCGCACGCGCGCCGCGGTGGTGCGTTCGCTGCGTGACAACTTCGCGCGGCGCGGATTCCTCGAGGTCGAGACCCCGATGCTGCAGACGCGCGCCGAGGGTGCGGCGGCGCGGCAGTTCGAGACGCACATGAATGCGTTCGACATCGAGCTGTTCCTGCGCATCGCGCCCGAGCTGTTCCTCAAGCGCGCGGCGGTCGGCGGCGTGGAGCGCGTGTTCGAGATCAACCGCAACTTCCGGAACGAGGGCGTCGACGCGACGCATTCTCCGGAGTTCGCGATGCTCGAGGCGTACGAGGCCTACGGCGACTACGACACCATGGCGGCCCTGACGCAGGACCTGGTCCAGACGGCCGCGATGGACGCGCTCGGCACCACCGAGGTGACGTTGGCGGACGGCTCGCCGTACGAGCTGGGCGGGCAGTGGACGCACCTGACGATGTACGAGTCGCTCTCCGAGGCGGTGGGCGAGCACATCACGCACGACACCGACGACGCGACGCTGCTGCGCCTGCTCGAGAAGGCGGACATCGAGCTGGCACCCGCGCAGCGCAACCACGGCAAGCTCGTCGAGGAGCTGTGGGAGCACCACGTGGGTGCGCACCTGCACGCGCCCACGTTCGTGCGGGACTTCCCGGTGGAGACCTCGCCGCTCACGCGTGACCACCGCAGCAAGCCGGGCCTGGTCGAGAAGTGGGACCTGTACGTGCGCGGGCTCGAGCTGGCGACCGCCTACTCCGAGCTCGTGGACCCCGTGGTGCAGCGCCAGCGCTTCGAGGCGCAGGCGCTGCTGGCGGCGCGCGGCGACGACGAGGCGATGCGCATCGACGAGGACTTCCTCACCGCGATGGAGTTCGCCATGCCGCCGTCGGGCGGCATGGGCATGGGGATCGACCGCCTGCTGATCGCGATGACCGGTCAGGGCATTCGTGACACCATCTTGTTCCCGCTGGTGAAGCCGCAGGCATGA
- the xylB gene encoding xylulokinase — translation MALVAGVDSSTQSCKVVVRDAATGALVRSGRASHPDGTEVAPAAWWDALQTAIADAGGLDDVDAISVGGQQHGMVTLDETGEVVRDALLWNDTRSAQAALDLIDELGGPQQWADATGSVLVASLTVTKLRWLRDAEPANAARVAAVALPHDWLTWRLAGHGPGSGAAGLAELVTDRSDASGTGYWSPATDDYRRDLLELGLGHDAVLPRVLGPREAGPRSAVGARRPVLGPGAGDNAAAALGLGLQPGDVAVSIGTSGVVSAITSAATADGSGMVNGFADASGWFLPLACTLNASRVLDATARMLGVDHAGLSELALQAPAGADGLVLVPYLEGERTPNKPDATGALHGLRLANTTPAHLARAAVEGMLCALADGIDALRAQGVGVERLFLIGGGARSEAVRRIAPSVFGLDVLVPTPGEYVADGAARQAAWVLSGQDQAPAWSAAGSAETFTAPAAPHVREQYAAVRDLTATRPGTV, via the coding sequence ATGGCGCTCGTCGCCGGGGTCGACTCGTCGACCCAGTCCTGCAAGGTCGTGGTCCGGGACGCCGCGACCGGAGCGCTCGTGCGCTCCGGTCGCGCGTCCCACCCCGACGGAACCGAGGTCGCCCCCGCCGCCTGGTGGGATGCGCTGCAGACCGCGATCGCGGACGCGGGTGGCCTCGACGACGTGGACGCGATCAGCGTCGGCGGGCAGCAGCACGGCATGGTCACGCTCGACGAGACGGGCGAGGTGGTCCGGGACGCGCTGCTGTGGAACGACACCAGGTCCGCGCAGGCCGCGCTCGACCTGATCGACGAGCTCGGCGGGCCGCAGCAGTGGGCGGACGCGACGGGCTCGGTGCTGGTCGCCTCGCTCACCGTGACCAAGCTGCGCTGGCTGCGCGACGCCGAGCCGGCCAACGCAGCCCGCGTGGCCGCGGTCGCGCTGCCGCACGACTGGCTCACGTGGCGCCTCGCGGGCCACGGGCCGGGGTCAGGCGCGGCCGGTCTGGCCGAGCTGGTGACCGACCGGTCCGACGCGTCCGGCACGGGCTACTGGTCGCCGGCCACCGACGACTACCGGCGCGACCTGCTCGAGCTGGGCCTGGGCCACGACGCGGTGCTGCCGCGCGTGCTCGGCCCGCGCGAGGCGGGGCCCCGCTCGGCCGTCGGCGCTCGTCGTCCCGTGCTCGGCCCGGGTGCCGGGGACAACGCGGCGGCCGCGCTCGGGCTCGGGCTGCAGCCCGGTGACGTCGCGGTGTCGATCGGCACGTCGGGCGTGGTCTCCGCGATCACGTCCGCGGCCACGGCCGACGGCTCCGGCATGGTCAACGGCTTCGCCGACGCGAGCGGGTGGTTCCTGCCGCTCGCGTGCACGCTCAACGCCTCGCGCGTGCTGGACGCCACCGCGCGGATGCTCGGCGTGGACCACGCGGGCCTCTCGGAGCTCGCGCTCCAGGCACCCGCGGGCGCGGACGGCCTGGTGCTCGTGCCCTACCTCGAGGGTGAGCGCACGCCGAACAAGCCCGACGCGACCGGTGCGCTGCACGGGCTGCGTCTGGCCAACACCACGCCCGCGCACCTGGCGCGGGCGGCCGTGGAGGGCATGCTGTGCGCCCTGGCCGACGGCATCGACGCGCTGCGGGCGCAGGGCGTCGGGGTCGAGCGGCTGTTCCTCATCGGCGGCGGTGCCCGCTCCGAGGCCGTCCGGCGCATCGCGCCGAGCGTCTTCGGGCTCGACGTGCTGGTGCCGACGCCCGGCGAGTACGTCGCGGACGGCGCCGCGCGCCAGGCCGCGTGGGTACTCTCGGGTCAGGACCAGGCACCCGCGTGGAGCGCGGCCGGATCCGCCGAGACGTTCACCGCACCGGCGGCACCGCACGTGCGGGAGCAGTACGCCGCGGTGCGTGACCTGACCGCCACCCGGCCCGGCACGGTCTGA
- the xylA gene encoding xylose isomerase, with protein MVRKPTPADKFSFGLWTVGWNAQDPFGSATRPWLDPVESVHKLAELGAAHVTFHDDDVVPFGSSDAEREKILDRFKGALAETGITVEMVTTNTFSHPIFKDGAFTSNDRRVRRYALRKILRNVDLAASLDADTFVMWGGREGAEYDSAKDLYAAHQAYADGIDTVAAYIKEKGYKLRIALEPKPNEPRGDILLPTIGHALGLIAKLENGDIVGLNPETGHEQMAGLNYTTGLAQALWAEKLFHIDLNGQRGIKYDQDLVFGHGDLFSAFATVDLLENGFPGGGPKYTGPVHFDYKPSRTEDFDGVWESARANMATYLLLKERAIAFREDPEVKEALEAAGVLELAKPTLNEGETLADFLADRSAFEDFDVEGVAKHGFGFVRLNQLALEHALGARG; from the coding sequence ATGGTGCGCAAGCCCACCCCCGCCGACAAGTTCTCCTTCGGTCTGTGGACCGTCGGCTGGAACGCCCAGGACCCGTTCGGCTCCGCCACCCGCCCGTGGCTGGACCCGGTGGAGTCCGTCCACAAGCTCGCCGAGCTCGGCGCGGCCCACGTGACGTTCCACGACGACGACGTCGTCCCGTTCGGCTCCTCGGACGCCGAGCGCGAGAAGATCCTCGACCGCTTCAAGGGTGCGCTGGCCGAGACCGGCATCACCGTCGAGATGGTCACCACCAACACGTTCTCGCACCCGATCTTCAAGGACGGCGCGTTCACCTCGAACGACCGCCGCGTGCGCCGCTACGCGCTGCGCAAGATCCTGCGCAACGTCGACCTGGCCGCGTCCCTGGACGCCGACACGTTCGTCATGTGGGGCGGGCGCGAGGGCGCCGAGTACGACTCCGCCAAGGACCTGTACGCCGCGCACCAGGCCTACGCCGACGGCATCGACACCGTCGCCGCGTACATCAAGGAGAAGGGCTACAAGCTGCGCATCGCGCTCGAGCCCAAGCCCAACGAGCCCCGTGGCGACATCCTGCTCCCGACGATCGGCCACGCGCTCGGCCTCATCGCCAAGCTCGAGAACGGCGACATCGTCGGCCTCAACCCGGAGACGGGCCACGAGCAGATGGCCGGCCTGAACTACACGACGGGCCTCGCGCAGGCGCTGTGGGCCGAGAAGCTGTTCCACATCGACCTCAACGGCCAGCGCGGCATCAAGTACGACCAGGACCTGGTGTTCGGCCACGGCGACCTGTTCTCCGCGTTCGCGACCGTGGACCTCCTCGAGAACGGCTTCCCGGGCGGCGGCCCGAAGTACACCGGCCCGGTGCACTTCGACTACAAGCCCTCGCGCACCGAGGACTTCGACGGCGTGTGGGAGTCGGCGCGCGCCAACATGGCCACCTACCTCCTGCTCAAGGAGCGCGCGATCGCGTTCCGCGAGGACCCCGAGGTCAAGGAGGCCCTCGAGGCCGCCGGCGTGCTCGAGCTCGCCAAGCCCACGCTGAACGAGGGCGAGACGCTCGCCGACTTCCTCGCGGACCGCTCCGCGTTCGAGGACTTCGACGTCGAGGGCGTGGCCAAGCACGGCTTCGGCTTCGTGCGGCTCAACCAGCTCGCGCTCGAGCACGCGCTCGGCGCGCGCGGCTGA
- a CDS encoding ROK family transcriptional regulator — MRPTAARQGTLRELNLGLVLREVLDAAGGHRPPPSRADVAAATGLARATVSALVDRLVAGGLLAELEPTPTMRAGRPAVPLAPAGGTLVALGAEVNVDYLAARTLDLTGDVIAETVVPGDHRGSDPAAVLRVLGEVADDVLARSTADAARRVVGTALALPGLVARDAGTLLLAPNLGWREVDVADLLAGSSQAFAAHRPHLANEADLAALAEARAQRPDGPDSFVYVSGEIGIGAALVLDGRVFGGRHGWAGELGHTLVADGRQLEQVAGQDAMLRAAGLDRQAGVAPLADALRHGEPAAHAAVTAAAAALGAALANVVNTVDVPDVVLGGTYARLAEHLAAPVADALRTHVLAAPWAPPTVRVARAGEIPALTGAALAVLDRVVADPADWLPA; from the coding sequence GTGAGACCGACGGCTGCACGGCAGGGCACCTTGCGCGAGCTCAACCTCGGGCTCGTGCTGCGTGAGGTGCTGGACGCCGCGGGCGGCCACCGACCTCCACCGTCCCGCGCTGACGTCGCGGCTGCCACCGGGCTCGCGCGGGCCACCGTCTCGGCGCTCGTCGACCGGCTCGTGGCCGGCGGGCTGCTCGCGGAGCTCGAGCCCACGCCGACGATGCGCGCGGGCCGCCCGGCCGTCCCGCTGGCGCCCGCGGGCGGGACGCTGGTGGCGCTGGGCGCCGAGGTCAACGTGGACTACCTTGCGGCGCGGACGCTGGACCTCACCGGCGACGTGATCGCCGAGACCGTCGTGCCGGGCGACCACCGCGGCAGCGATCCCGCCGCGGTGCTGCGCGTGCTGGGCGAGGTCGCCGACGACGTCCTGGCGCGCTCGACCGCGGACGCGGCCCGCCGGGTCGTCGGGACCGCGCTCGCGCTGCCGGGCCTGGTCGCGCGCGACGCGGGCACGCTCCTGCTCGCCCCGAACCTGGGCTGGCGGGAGGTCGACGTCGCGGACCTGCTCGCGGGGTCGTCGCAGGCCTTCGCGGCGCACCGGCCGCACCTGGCCAACGAGGCCGACCTGGCCGCGCTGGCCGAGGCGCGCGCGCAGCGGCCCGACGGCCCGGACTCGTTCGTGTACGTCTCGGGCGAGATCGGCATCGGTGCCGCGCTGGTGCTCGACGGCCGCGTGTTCGGCGGCCGGCACGGCTGGGCGGGCGAGCTCGGCCACACGCTCGTCGCGGACGGACGCCAGCTCGAGCAGGTCGCGGGTCAGGACGCGATGCTGCGCGCCGCGGGCCTGGACCGGCAGGCGGGCGTCGCGCCGCTCGCGGATGCGCTGCGACACGGTGAGCCCGCCGCGCACGCCGCGGTCACCGCCGCCGCGGCCGCGCTCGGCGCCGCGCTCGCCAACGTGGTCAACACCGTCGACGTGCCGGACGTGGTGCTCGGCGGGACGTACGCCCGCCTCGCGGAGCACCTGGCCGCCCCGGTCGCGGACGCGCTGCGCACGCACGTGCTGGCCGCGCCGTGGGCGCCACCCACCGTCCGGGTCGCGCGCGCCGGAGAGATCCCCGCGCTGACGGGTGCGGCGCTCGCGGTGCTCGACCGCGTGGTGGCCGACCCCGCGGACTGGCTCCCCGCGTGA
- a CDS encoding sigma-70 family RNA polymerase sigma factor produces the protein MPRPWELLLDQVVRERYPRLVAHAALVAGSTSEAPDLVQEALVATFKGRARFTTVEQAEAYVRRAIASRAIDDARRRRRERLVAQRAAAQPAASAEDQAQAIGRDVMRALSVLSPRERACVVLRQMEDLSVAETASVLNLSEGSVKRYTSDGLARLAQILGTHPHVDETVPVRATTTRHATEGAR, from the coding sequence ATGCCCAGACCCTGGGAGCTGCTGCTCGACCAGGTGGTGCGAGAACGCTATCCACGCCTGGTCGCGCACGCGGCGCTCGTCGCAGGATCGACGAGCGAGGCGCCCGACCTGGTCCAGGAGGCGCTGGTCGCGACGTTCAAGGGCCGCGCGCGGTTCACCACGGTCGAGCAGGCCGAGGCGTACGTCCGACGCGCGATCGCGTCCCGCGCGATCGACGACGCCCGACGGCGGCGGCGCGAACGCCTCGTCGCGCAGCGCGCCGCGGCGCAGCCCGCGGCGTCGGCGGAGGACCAGGCGCAGGCCATCGGGCGCGACGTGATGCGCGCGCTCTCGGTGCTCAGCCCGCGTGAGCGCGCCTGCGTGGTGCTGCGGCAGATGGAGGACCTGTCCGTCGCGGAGACGGCCTCGGTGCTCAACCTCAGCGAGGGCTCCGTCAAGCGCTACACGTCCGACGGCCTCGCGCGGCTCGCGCAGATCCTCGGCACCCACCCCCACGTCGACGAGACGGTCCCCGTCCGCGCGACGACCACCCGGCACGCCACGGAGGGCGCACGATGA
- a CDS encoding IS481 family transposase has translation MSHANAPFTPEGRLRLVRRCAHRPIAHVAAEAGISRQCLSKWKARFDELGEVGLADRASVPHASPTQLEPDLVALIETWRREHKWSARAIHLELVRRGHQVSVATVGRWLVRLGISRRRDIDPDGSMNRTAGRITARYPGHMVHLDVKKVGRIPDGGGWRAHGRGSAADKAAQRAKTKGARAGYVYLHSAVDGFSRLAYTEHLPDEKAATTIGFFCRARAFFAAHGINRLVRVVTDNGANYTAKAFTRTVTAFASRHQRIRPHTPRHNGKVERYNRILAEELLYARIWTSEAERAAAIKIWNVHYNYHRCHTAAGNQPPASRLHAGVTNLMSRNT, from the coding sequence ATGAGCCACGCTAACGCCCCGTTCACCCCCGAAGGGCGGCTGCGGCTCGTGCGCCGCTGCGCCCACCGACCGATCGCTCACGTCGCTGCCGAGGCGGGCATCTCTCGGCAGTGCCTGTCGAAGTGGAAGGCCCGGTTCGACGAGTTGGGCGAGGTCGGGCTGGCCGACCGGGCGAGTGTCCCTCACGCGTCCCCGACCCAGCTCGAGCCCGACCTGGTCGCGTTGATCGAGACGTGGCGCCGGGAGCACAAGTGGTCGGCCCGGGCGATCCACCTCGAGCTGGTCCGCCGCGGGCACCAGGTCTCGGTCGCGACCGTCGGGCGGTGGCTGGTCCGCCTGGGCATCAGCCGGCGCCGCGACATCGACCCCGACGGGTCGATGAACCGCACCGCGGGCCGCATCACCGCCCGCTACCCCGGTCACATGGTCCATCTGGACGTCAAGAAGGTCGGGCGCATCCCCGATGGCGGCGGCTGGCGCGCTCACGGGCGCGGCTCAGCGGCGGACAAGGCCGCCCAGCGGGCCAAGACCAAGGGCGCCCGCGCCGGCTACGTCTACCTGCACTCCGCCGTCGACGGCTTCTCCCGACTGGCCTACACCGAGCACCTGCCCGACGAGAAGGCAGCGACCACGATCGGGTTCTTCTGCCGGGCACGGGCGTTCTTCGCCGCCCACGGCATCAACCGGCTGGTCCGGGTGGTCACCGACAACGGCGCGAACTACACCGCCAAGGCGTTCACCCGGACGGTGACCGCGTTCGCCTCGCGTCACCAGCGGATCCGTCCGCACACTCCCCGGCACAACGGCAAGGTCGAGAGATACAACCGGATCCTGGCCGAGGAACTCCTCTACGCCCGCATCTGGACCTCCGAGGCCGAGCGGGCCGCAGCGATCAAGATCTGGAACGTCCACTACAACTACCATCGCTGCCACACCGCCGCCGGCAACCAGCCCCCGGCCTCACGCCTCCACGCAGGCGTCACCAACCTCATGAGCCGGAACACCTAG
- a CDS encoding histone-like nucleoid-structuring protein Lsr2 — MAQKVQVLLVDDLDGSTADETVTFALDGVTYEIDLTTANAAELRDAFAKWVGHARKVSGRSTAGRATGSAPRRRRGDSDAQAIREWAKDKGLEVSERGRISAEVRKAYDDAH; from the coding sequence ATGGCTCAGAAGGTCCAGGTCCTGCTGGTCGACGACCTCGACGGCAGCACCGCCGACGAGACGGTCACGTTCGCCCTCGACGGCGTCACGTACGAGATCGACCTGACGACCGCGAACGCGGCCGAGCTGCGCGACGCGTTCGCGAAGTGGGTCGGCCACGCGCGCAAGGTCAGCGGCCGTTCCACGGCCGGCCGTGCCACGGGTTCGGCTCCGCGTCGTCGCCGGGGGGACAGCGACGCGCAGGCGATCCGCGAGTGGGCCAAGGACAAGGGGCTCGAGGTCTCGGAGCGTGGCCGTATCAGCGCCGAGGTGCGCAAGGCGTACGACGACGCGCACTGA
- a CDS encoding endo alpha-1,4 polygalactosaminidase: MQRTAFIAHVRGRTYRWVAVAAALTGLGLAPVPAWPAYATVTDQLVPVSNARSSSPAGTGRHPGAPPAGAVVDYQLSWGYKPAAGIGGVVRDVSDKPAPGLWSGCYVNGFQTQPGDRTMWLTRHPELVLRDRSGKVVTDPGWPDEMLLDTRTATKRAAIAKVVGASIRTCAKKGFDAVELDNLNSWTRSKGRLTAAGAVDLAARYVTIGHRAGLAVAQKNGSELGTRGRDTAGFDFAIAEECVRYDECRAYTSVYGTAVLDVEYDRRRWPAVCSDRQRPSSTVLRDNALRTPRQAGYVFAACPSKVTTGR; the protein is encoded by the coding sequence ATGCAGCGGACCGCCTTCATCGCGCACGTTCGTGGCAGGACGTACCGCTGGGTCGCTGTCGCCGCCGCTCTGACCGGGCTGGGACTCGCCCCCGTCCCCGCATGGCCGGCGTACGCAACTGTGACGGACCAGCTGGTACCCGTGTCGAACGCCAGGTCGTCGTCGCCGGCGGGCACGGGCCGGCACCCGGGTGCCCCGCCCGCAGGCGCTGTCGTCGACTACCAGCTGAGCTGGGGGTACAAGCCCGCGGCCGGGATCGGGGGCGTCGTCCGAGACGTCAGCGACAAGCCCGCTCCCGGGTTGTGGTCGGGCTGCTACGTCAACGGGTTCCAGACGCAGCCGGGCGATCGCACCATGTGGCTGACGAGGCATCCCGAGCTCGTGCTGCGTGACCGGTCCGGCAAGGTCGTCACCGACCCGGGCTGGCCCGACGAGATGCTGCTGGACACCAGGACGGCGACGAAGCGTGCCGCGATCGCCAAGGTCGTCGGTGCGTCCATCAGGACGTGCGCGAAGAAGGGCTTCGACGCGGTCGAGCTCGACAACCTGAACTCATGGACCCGGTCGAAGGGCCGACTGACGGCTGCGGGTGCGGTGGACCTGGCCGCCCGGTACGTCACCATCGGGCACCGTGCGGGTCTGGCCGTCGCGCAGAAGAACGGTTCCGAGCTCGGCACACGAGGTCGAGACACCGCCGGGTTCGACTTCGCGATCGCTGAGGAGTGCGTCCGGTACGACGAGTGCCGCGCGTACACGAGCGTGTACGGGACCGCGGTGCTCGACGTCGAGTACGACCGGCGTCGATGGCCGGCCGTGTGCTCGGACCGTCAGCGCCCGTCGTCGACCGTCCTGCGGGACAACGCGTTGCGCACACCCCGGCAGGCGGGGTACGTGTTCGCGGCGTGCCCGTCGAAGGTCACCACGGGACGATGA
- a CDS encoding lactonase family protein translates to MTSRELWIGTYPVAGAGNPVGLGEGVWSVHLDDETGELADARQVAVVASPSFVAADGDRLYAAVEDGAGRVVLLTPDEAGALTARHETPSGGAYPCHVLVTEHALLVANYSSGTLGVLPRQADGTFAEAAPQVHGHTGTGPRADRQEGPHAHFVAIAPGGRHVLVVDLGTDEVRRYAWDGTTATPDGIAATFAPGTGPRHLDFSADGRFAYVSGELDGAVHVLAWDAASATGTPVQQVPAVVVAADARTDDERARLGQGDHWIRHGAGDLSSHLLVDGDHVLVTVRGADVLTRWRIGSDGLLVDGRSHALGGHWPRHFAVVGPFVVVALEKPGELVVLDDAGHARSRLPVPSAACVLPRD, encoded by the coding sequence ATGACCTCGCGCGAGCTGTGGATCGGCACCTACCCCGTCGCCGGAGCGGGCAACCCCGTGGGCCTGGGGGAGGGCGTCTGGTCCGTGCACCTCGACGACGAGACCGGTGAGCTCGCCGACGCGCGCCAGGTGGCCGTGGTCGCCTCGCCCTCGTTCGTCGCCGCGGACGGCGACCGCCTGTACGCCGCCGTCGAGGACGGCGCGGGCCGCGTGGTGCTCCTGACTCCCGACGAGGCCGGCGCGCTCACGGCGCGCCACGAGACCCCGTCGGGCGGCGCCTACCCGTGCCACGTGCTCGTCACCGAGCACGCGCTGCTGGTCGCCAACTACTCCTCGGGCACGCTGGGCGTGCTGCCGCGGCAGGCCGACGGCACGTTCGCCGAGGCCGCGCCCCAGGTGCACGGCCACACCGGCACGGGCCCGCGCGCCGACCGGCAGGAGGGGCCGCACGCGCACTTCGTCGCGATCGCGCCCGGCGGGCGGCACGTGCTCGTCGTCGACCTCGGCACCGACGAGGTCCGGCGCTACGCGTGGGACGGGACCACCGCGACGCCCGACGGCATCGCGGCGACCTTCGCACCCGGCACCGGCCCGCGGCACCTGGACTTCTCCGCCGACGGCCGCTTCGCCTACGTCTCGGGCGAGCTCGACGGCGCGGTGCACGTGCTCGCGTGGGACGCCGCGAGCGCCACGGGGACACCCGTTCAGCAGGTCCCGGCCGTGGTCGTGGCCGCGGACGCCCGCACGGACGACGAGCGTGCCCGCCTCGGCCAGGGCGACCACTGGATCCGGCACGGCGCGGGGGACCTGTCCTCGCACCTGCTGGTGGACGGCGACCACGTGCTGGTGACGGTGCGCGGGGCCGACGTGCTGACCCGGTGGCGCATCGGGTCCGACGGCCTGCTCGTCGACGGCCGGTCGCACGCGCTCGGCGGCCACTGGCCGCGGCACTTCGCGGTCGTCGGACCGTTCGTGGTCGTCGCGCTCGAGAAGCCGGGCGAGCTCGTCGTGCTGGACGACGCGGGCCACGCGCGCAGCCGCCTGCCCGTCCCCTCCGCGGCCTGTGTGCTGCCCCGGGACTGA
- the nadC gene encoding carboxylating nicotinate-nucleotide diphosphorylase — MTTTTGVLPGDPGPDPAAVRRLVGIALDEDLGPAPGRDVTSQATIAPTTTGTADLVARADGVVAGLVVVPEVLRQVAERLDLAPATLVVHVPDGTRVTRGDVLAELTGPVQLLLVAERTLLNLASRASGVATHTRRWADALVGTSARVLDTRKTTPGLRALEKYAVRCGGGTNKRMGLYDVAMVKDNHVAAAGSVTAAIEAVRTRFPGVPIQVEADTRDQALEAVAAGADFLLLDNMPTPVLSDVVAAVRAVAPATELEATGNLTLDRAREVASTGVDHLSVGGLTHSSPILDLALDLRA, encoded by the coding sequence ATGACGACCACCACCGGCGTGCTGCCCGGCGACCCCGGACCCGACCCCGCGGCGGTCCGACGGCTCGTCGGGATCGCGCTCGACGAGGACCTGGGCCCCGCGCCCGGCCGGGACGTGACGTCGCAGGCCACCATCGCGCCGACCACCACGGGCACGGCCGACCTGGTCGCGCGCGCGGACGGGGTGGTCGCGGGCCTCGTCGTCGTCCCCGAGGTGCTGCGGCAGGTGGCCGAGCGCCTGGACCTGGCACCCGCGACGCTCGTCGTGCACGTGCCCGACGGCACGCGCGTCACGCGTGGTGACGTGCTGGCCGAGCTCACCGGTCCGGTGCAGCTGCTGCTGGTGGCCGAGCGCACGTTGCTCAACCTCGCGTCGCGCGCCTCGGGCGTCGCCACGCACACGCGCCGCTGGGCCGACGCGCTGGTCGGCACGAGTGCCCGGGTGCTCGACACCCGCAAGACCACGCCCGGCCTGCGCGCGCTCGAGAAGTACGCGGTGCGCTGCGGCGGCGGCACCAACAAGCGCATGGGCCTGTACGACGTCGCGATGGTCAAGGACAACCACGTCGCGGCGGCCGGGTCGGTCACCGCTGCGATCGAGGCCGTGCGCACCCGCTTCCCCGGTGTGCCGATCCAGGTCGAGGCGGACACGCGCGACCAGGCGCTCGAGGCCGTCGCCGCAGGCGCCGACTTCCTGCTGCTCGACAACATGCCCACGCCCGTCCTGAGCGACGTCGTCGCCGCGGTCCGCGCCGTCGCGCCCGCCACCGAGCTCGAGGCCACGGGCAACCTCACGCTCGACCGCGCGCGCGAGGTCGCGTCCACGGGCGTCGACCACCTCTCGGTCGGCGGCCTCACGCACTCCTCCCCGATCCTCGACCTGGCCCTCGACCTGCGCGCCTGA